The following nucleotide sequence is from Borrelia sp. A-FGy1.
TGAAATTGTAAATGAAATTTTAAACCTTAGAGAAAGCAAATATAAAGACATACCTCATTTTTTACAGAAATCTGATGGTGTGGATGACTATCTCTATACTGACAACATAACTAAAAATGCTATTAATAAAAAAATAAAAGAATACGAATTATCAAAGAAACATAAATATATAGAAAAAGAATTAAAAGACACAAGCATAAAATTTCACGAAGTCAGTCACTTTAAAGAACTTAAAAACTTTAACAATGTAGCAAAAATTCTTTTATATGACGAAGAACCAAATCTAATAAAATATGAAGCCATGATTTTAGAAAAATATAGACAAAAAATAAATGCTTATCTATCAACACCACATTCACTTGAAATTGTTAACAACAAAGTTTCAAAGGGAAGTGCATTAAAAGATGTTTTAAAAATTATTAACATTAATTTAAATGAAGTAATTGCATTTGGAGA
It contains:
- a CDS encoding HAD family hydrolase, with product MKNIKTVVSDLDGTLLLSKSQLGAFSELVIKKLTKENKKFIIATGRSKSEIIPFIKNLNSNISFFITLNGARVYNHEWKLINSYDLSSEIVNEILNLRESKYKDIPHFLQKSDGVDDYLYTDNITKNAINKKIKEYELSKKHKYIEKELKDTSIKFHEVSHFKELKNFNNVAKILLYDEEPNLIKYEAMILEKYRQKINAYLSTPHSLEIVNNKVSKGSALKDVLKIININLNEVIAFGDGFNDVDMLESVKKGLVMGNANYRLKVMLSYLEIIGTNDEEAVAHYINDNILEEPV